A single window of Anaerocolumna chitinilytica DNA harbors:
- a CDS encoding ABC transporter ATP-binding protein — protein MIKIDHLSTSYSTINGPVHVINDVDFEIYDNEIFGIAGESGCGKTTLLKALYDIIEFPLVVDSGKMILSGEKNGKAFSYETGQIRNTWWNNISYVPQAAQSVLNPIVPLKNQFLDSICKEDKKKKTKEETLKKVADYLEELSLSPDLLNAYPFQLSGGMRQRVIIALATFMSPNVVLADEPTTALDVVVQRGILMMLMRLQKQLKNTMVIVSHDMGVHYQITDRMGIMYSGKLVELGKTEDIFEKPLHPYTKMLVGALPRVGDKSQKTGIPGRPPALTNPPEGCRFAPRCQKATDECRKTVPKFHEVEPGRFAACHLLNDTTV, from the coding sequence ATGATAAAAATAGACCATTTATCCACCTCGTATTCAACAATAAACGGGCCTGTACATGTAATTAATGATGTGGATTTTGAAATATATGATAATGAGATTTTTGGTATAGCCGGTGAATCAGGATGCGGTAAGACAACTCTGCTCAAAGCATTGTATGATATTATTGAATTTCCTTTGGTAGTGGATTCGGGCAAGATGATACTATCAGGTGAAAAAAATGGGAAGGCATTTTCCTATGAAACAGGACAGATCAGAAATACCTGGTGGAATAATATATCCTATGTACCCCAGGCAGCACAGAGTGTACTAAATCCGATTGTTCCGCTTAAGAACCAATTCCTGGATTCTATCTGCAAGGAAGATAAAAAGAAGAAAACAAAGGAAGAGACCTTAAAAAAGGTGGCTGACTATCTGGAAGAACTCAGCCTGTCCCCGGATTTATTAAATGCATATCCTTTTCAGCTCTCCGGCGGTATGAGGCAGCGTGTTATTATTGCACTTGCTACCTTTATGTCACCTAATGTAGTTCTGGCTGATGAGCCGACAACAGCCCTTGATGTTGTGGTACAGCGCGGTATTCTTATGATGCTTATGCGTCTTCAAAAGCAGTTGAAAAATACAATGGTTATAGTAAGTCATGATATGGGTGTACATTACCAGATAACGGACCGTATGGGCATTATGTACTCAGGAAAGTTAGTGGAGTTGGGAAAAACAGAGGATATTTTTGAAAAGCCTTTACACCCATATACAAAGATGCTGGTAGGAGCTCTTCCCAGAGTTGGAGATAAGAGCCAGAAGACCGGAATTCCCGGAAGGCCTCCGGCACTTACCAATCCGCCGGAAGGATGCCGGTTCGCACCTCGCTGCCAAAAGGCAACAGATGAATGCAGAAAGACGGTACCGAAGTTTCATGAAGTAGAACCAGGGCGTTTTGCAGCCTGTCATTTATTAAATGATACAACAGTGTAG
- a CDS encoding ABC transporter ATP-binding protein: MSEKLLEIKNISKSFHIGGMLSKKKLVAVDDINIDIDGTKPVILSIVGESGCGKSTLCKMILRLYDYDQGDIRLSGRSYKDRKRYNPFQFRLDVQPIFQNPYESFSMRKTVDSYLFNTALRLKIAKNRKEAEKLIDETLKSVGLSLEVVKGKYPTQFSGGELQRVSIARALITRPKIIIADEPVAAIDASMKMNIVNLFKELKDKYNVSFIYVTHDLSTAYYVSDYIATLYRGCLIEYGPAKEIMDKPAHPYTELLMNAVPRVGEKWNQEMVMPDTEDKEYAITYCKFAPRCPYATEECRKSKPDLKVAADGRKVLCYHPLNA, translated from the coding sequence ATGTCAGAAAAACTGCTTGAAATAAAAAATATCAGCAAATCCTTCCATATAGGCGGGATGCTCAGTAAAAAGAAGCTTGTCGCCGTAGATGATATAAACATTGATATTGACGGTACGAAACCGGTCATTCTTTCCATTGTAGGTGAGTCCGGCTGCGGAAAATCTACCTTATGTAAGATGATACTCAGGCTCTATGATTACGACCAGGGTGATATTCGCTTGTCCGGAAGGTCCTATAAAGATCGTAAGCGATATAACCCATTTCAATTCAGGCTGGATGTACAGCCTATATTTCAGAATCCTTATGAATCATTCTCAATGAGGAAAACGGTTGATTCATACCTGTTTAATACCGCGCTGCGATTAAAAATCGCTAAGAACAGGAAGGAAGCTGAAAAGCTGATAGATGAGACTTTAAAGAGTGTGGGCTTATCCTTGGAAGTTGTTAAGGGTAAATATCCTACCCAGTTCTCCGGAGGAGAATTGCAAAGAGTTTCCATCGCGAGAGCATTAATTACAAGGCCTAAGATAATCATAGCGGATGAACCGGTTGCGGCGATTGATGCATCCATGAAAATGAATATTGTTAATTTGTTTAAAGAATTAAAAGATAAGTACAATGTTTCATTCATTTATGTTACCCATGATTTATCCACTGCTTATTATGTTTCAGATTATATTGCTACCTTATACCGAGGCTGTTTGATTGAATACGGTCCTGCAAAAGAAATCATGGATAAACCGGCTCATCCTTATACTGAACTGCTCATGAATGCAGTTCCCAGGGTAGGTGAGAAGTGGAATCAGGAAATGGTTATGCCGGATACAGAGGATAAAGAGTATGCAATCACCTATTGCAAGTTTGCACCCCGCTGTCCTTATGCGACGGAGGAATGCAGAAAGTCAAAGCCTGATTTAAAAGTTGCTGCCGATGGGCGGAAGGTGTTATGTTACCATCCTTTAAATGCATAA
- a CDS encoding extracellular solute-binding protein, whose protein sequence is MKKSLGMLMLAVIIFILTACMKSKNTADSDADANDLQSKDRSEHYRVATKDVALTKKSVITVSFRDDGQGENSALWKWLQAAFDSFDKRDSCELNIAPITACEGDYFSKIALMLQSDKTAPDLVAEDTFQLTADVEAGYLTPLDNYLAKYAEWNDGTYYDTLKPGVTGPDNKVYGVPYNTDTRGLWYNKEIFKKAGLPEVWQPKSWDDILFACKTIKENVPDVIPFWCNSSVATGEATSMQTYEMLLYGTGEGLQDDGTGKWIISSQGILDSLTFLDTIYKSDFGPPLSKVLNGQASNISAREYLPQGKVVISLDGSWITGNYLETGASPWPRYSSVLGFAPMPTQNGKGSGYITMAGGWAWSIPSKSDNKDITMEFIKHLMEPSVYVDAVIALGSIGSRTDVMENVKYSAMPFMQTATDYLKVAFFRPKDSKYAAVSANIQTMVESVVSGTSPADAMATYGVEVARTVGEDHVINK, encoded by the coding sequence ATGAAAAAGTCATTGGGTATGTTGATGCTGGCTGTTATAATTTTTATATTAACCGCATGTATGAAATCAAAAAATACGGCGGATTCTGATGCAGATGCAAATGACTTACAGTCAAAAGACCGTAGTGAACATTATAGAGTCGCAACCAAAGATGTTGCTCTGACTAAAAAAAGCGTCATTACAGTCTCTTTCCGGGATGACGGACAGGGTGAAAATAGTGCCTTATGGAAATGGCTGCAGGCAGCTTTTGATAGTTTTGATAAAAGGGACAGCTGTGAACTAAATATTGCACCGATTACAGCATGTGAAGGTGATTATTTTTCAAAGATAGCTCTTATGCTACAGTCTGATAAAACTGCTCCTGACTTAGTAGCGGAGGATACCTTTCAACTTACAGCCGATGTGGAAGCCGGATACCTTACACCATTGGATAATTATCTGGCAAAATATGCAGAGTGGAATGACGGTACTTATTATGATACCCTAAAACCAGGTGTAACCGGTCCCGATAACAAAGTGTATGGTGTGCCTTATAATACTGATACCAGGGGCTTGTGGTATAACAAGGAGATATTTAAAAAGGCAGGCTTGCCAGAGGTTTGGCAGCCTAAGAGCTGGGATGATATTCTCTTTGCCTGTAAGACGATTAAAGAAAATGTTCCCGATGTAATACCCTTTTGGTGCAATTCTTCTGTTGCAACCGGCGAGGCAACGTCAATGCAGACATACGAGATGCTGCTTTATGGAACCGGTGAGGGCCTTCAGGATGATGGGACCGGTAAGTGGATTATATCCAGTCAGGGAATCTTAGACTCACTAACTTTTTTAGATACGATTTATAAAAGTGATTTCGGACCACCGCTTTCAAAGGTGTTAAACGGTCAGGCAAGTAATATATCAGCCAGAGAATATCTGCCTCAGGGTAAGGTTGTTATCTCTCTGGACGGCAGTTGGATTACCGGGAATTATCTGGAAACAGGTGCTTCTCCCTGGCCGAGATACAGCAGTGTCTTGGGTTTTGCTCCTATGCCAACTCAGAATGGTAAAGGCTCTGGTTACATAACAATGGCCGGAGGCTGGGCATGGTCTATTCCGTCCAAGTCAGATAACAAAGACATTACCATGGAATTTATCAAGCACTTAATGGAACCATCTGTTTACGTGGATGCGGTCATCGCACTTGGTAGTATAGGGTCAAGAACAGATGTCATGGAAAATGTAAAATATTCTGCTATGCCCTTCATGCAGACAGCTACAGATTATTTAAAAGTAGCCTTTTTTAGACCGAAAGACAGCAAATATGCGGCGGTTTCTGCAAACATTCAGACTATGGTGGAATCCGTTGTGTCAGGAACCAGTCCTGCAGATGCTATGGCAACTTATGGAGTGGAGGTTGCGCGTACTGTCGGGGAGGATCATGTAATAAATAAATAA
- a CDS encoding helix-turn-helix transcriptional regulator: protein MKNLKLKSARAALDMSQQQLADIVGVSRQTINAIEKGDYNPTINLCISICKAVNKTLNELFWE from the coding sequence ATGAAAAATCTTAAGCTGAAATCAGCAAGAGCCGCTTTGGATATGTCCCAACAGCAGCTTGCAGATATTGTAGGAGTTTCCAGACAGACGATAAATGCTATTGAAAAAGGGGATTATAATCCTACTATTAACCTTTGCATTTCAATATGTAAAGCGGTCAATAAAACTTTGAATGAATTATTTTGGGAGTAG
- a CDS encoding nuclear transport factor 2 family protein → MNENLDRINKFFEAYGKRDMESLKEVISEDIHWIFPGNNKLSGNKIGISEVIEFFDIMGSIMGSSNTQVEKLVLGISEDYVSECQYIHTQRTDNINLNQNMCVLWKFREGKIIEGQHLVSDQKEADYYFQNAI, encoded by the coding sequence ATGAATGAAAATCTAGACAGAATAAATAAATTTTTTGAAGCCTATGGCAAAAGGGATATGGAAAGTTTAAAAGAAGTTATTTCTGAAGATATTCATTGGATATTTCCAGGTAATAATAAACTAAGCGGGAACAAGATAGGTATTAGCGAAGTAATAGAATTCTTTGATATCATGGGCAGTATTATGGGCAGTTCCAATACACAGGTTGAAAAACTGGTTTTAGGAATCAGCGAGGATTATGTTTCGGAATGCCAGTATATTCATACCCAAAGAACAGATAACATTAATTTAAATCAGAATATGTGCGTACTTTGGAAATTCAGAGAAGGTAAAATTATAGAAGGACAACATCTAGTATCAGACCAAAAGGAAGCAGATTATTATTTTCAAAATGCAATCTGA
- the ku gene encoding non-homologous end joining protein Ku: MITRKSVITFGMVAIPIAMYTTTQDNDIHFNQLHKNDNSRIRYKKTCAHCGKEINTGDIVKGYEYDDDKYVVITDEEIEKIKTEKEKSIQILHFAQLNQISPVYYEKTYQAVPEAGGEKAFELLRSALMAEQKIAIGKTVVGTKDTLMAIIPREEGVLISTMFYADDIKELQKQYTKPEVSEQELNMAKTLINSMDTPFDPSKYKDEYQIRLRALIETKISGKEIVAPEADNTGKVIDLMEALKASVEKAKRDKEPA, encoded by the coding sequence ATGATAACACGTAAATCGGTAATCACTTTTGGTATGGTAGCAATACCAATTGCTATGTACACGACAACACAGGATAATGATATTCATTTCAACCAATTGCATAAAAATGACAATAGCCGCATCCGGTATAAAAAGACTTGTGCCCATTGCGGGAAGGAAATTAATACAGGAGATATTGTAAAAGGCTATGAATACGATGATGATAAATATGTCGTCATAACAGATGAGGAGATTGAGAAAATAAAGACAGAAAAAGAAAAATCGATTCAGATTCTGCATTTCGCACAACTAAACCAAATCTCACCGGTATATTATGAAAAGACATATCAGGCAGTACCTGAGGCAGGAGGAGAAAAAGCATTTGAACTCCTTCGAAGCGCATTAATGGCGGAACAGAAAATAGCGATAGGCAAGACGGTAGTAGGTACAAAGGATACACTGATGGCAATTATTCCGCGAGAAGAAGGGGTTCTTATCTCTACAATGTTTTATGCTGATGATATCAAAGAGCTGCAAAAACAATACACCAAACCGGAGGTATCAGAGCAGGAGCTTAATATGGCTAAGACCTTAATCAATTCCATGGATACACCTTTTGATCCATCCAAATATAAAGATGAGTATCAGATCAGGCTCCGTGCTCTGATTGAGACAAAAATATCCGGTAAAGAAATTGTTGCTCCGGAGGCTGATAATACCGGTAAAGTAATAGATTTAATGGAAGCTCTTAAAGCCAGTGTAGAGAAAGCCAAGAGAGATAAGGAACCTGCGTGA
- the ligD gene encoding DNA ligase D: MAGNLSEYNQKRNFDKTLEPEGEIAYAGESLRFVVQHHLARRDHYDFRLEWGGVLLSWAVPKGPSFNTHDKRLAVQVENHPLDYRNFEGTIPKGEYGGGVVMLWDEGFWEPYVNVEDGLLKGELKFVLKGTRLKGKWALVRLKAKDNESKDNWLLLKEKDEYVKTSDGISEFTTSVRTGRTVEEIEKGENEKLVKNPFQSLDVQLAKLVKEIPEGEDWLYELKYDGYRIIAYVEGNTVRLMTRNGNDYTARFQDIASSLNELANGRAMVLDGELVVTDTSGKTDFQALQNYMRNPKGQNLTYIVFDLLALDGEDLRKLRLTERKEKLEVLMKAAPKRLYYGRYVIGMGKESFAAAEESGMEGIVGKKVDSIYSGTRNGDWIKIKCEKRQEFVIGGYILTDKKTEGVSSIILGVYEGEELIYAGRAGTGMSEADRRMLEGKFESLKRQDSPFRREPETKSTEKVTWLEPVLVAEIKFAEWTKENLLRQASFKGLRMDKNPKEIRKENAEDAFLYQSSSETAEQPMEGNSKNIIIQEVKISSPDKAMFDDPIITKADVARYYEKVSARMLPLAGQRVLSIVCCPKGITQACFFKKHPGPDSKGIATIPITNSDGETEEYFYIENVSGLISQVQLGTLEFHIWGSRIDQLEKPDMMVFDLDPDVGMDLSQVRQGVRDMRNILSDLSLNSYLKTSGGKGYHVAVPLKPFAAWDTFHDFSKRVVEVMEQKWPDRYTSNVRKAKRTDKIFIDWIRNGRGATSVAPYSIRARKGAKVSMPIAWEELDTVAPDGISMADALKRIEGEDPWKDFYQNNQMLKL; this comes from the coding sequence ATGGCCGGAAATTTAAGTGAATATAATCAAAAAAGGAATTTTGATAAGACCCTGGAGCCGGAAGGTGAAATAGCATATGCTGGTGAAAGTCTGAGATTTGTTGTTCAGCATCATTTGGCCCGCAGAGATCATTATGATTTTAGGCTGGAATGGGGAGGAGTGCTGCTTAGTTGGGCGGTGCCTAAAGGCCCTTCCTTTAATACACATGATAAACGGCTTGCGGTTCAGGTAGAGAACCATCCATTGGATTATAGGAACTTTGAAGGGACCATACCGAAGGGAGAATACGGCGGTGGAGTGGTCATGCTCTGGGATGAGGGATTTTGGGAGCCTTATGTAAATGTAGAAGATGGTCTTTTAAAAGGCGAACTCAAGTTTGTTCTGAAGGGAACAAGACTGAAAGGAAAATGGGCTTTGGTTCGTTTAAAGGCAAAAGATAATGAGTCAAAGGACAATTGGCTCCTGCTAAAGGAAAAGGATGAGTATGTCAAAACGTCGGACGGTATATCGGAGTTCACAACCAGTGTCAGAACCGGACGTACGGTAGAGGAAATAGAGAAAGGTGAAAATGAAAAACTAGTAAAGAACCCCTTTCAAAGCCTTGATGTACAGCTAGCCAAATTAGTAAAGGAAATTCCGGAAGGTGAGGATTGGCTTTATGAACTTAAATATGACGGTTATCGGATTATAGCATATGTGGAAGGCAATACCGTTCGGCTGATGACGAGAAATGGCAATGATTATACAGCCAGGTTTCAGGATATTGCTTCTTCCCTTAATGAGCTTGCTAATGGAAGAGCTATGGTACTGGACGGAGAATTAGTAGTTACAGATACCTCAGGAAAGACAGATTTTCAAGCGTTACAAAACTATATGAGAAATCCCAAAGGTCAGAATCTGACTTACATTGTCTTTGATCTTTTAGCACTGGATGGTGAAGATCTTCGTAAACTTCGCCTTACTGAACGGAAAGAGAAACTGGAAGTTCTCATGAAGGCAGCACCGAAAAGACTTTACTATGGCCGTTATGTAATAGGAATGGGCAAAGAGAGCTTTGCAGCAGCAGAGGAATCCGGTATGGAAGGAATTGTAGGTAAGAAAGTTGATTCCATCTATAGCGGAACACGAAACGGAGATTGGATAAAAATAAAATGTGAAAAGCGGCAGGAATTCGTTATCGGAGGTTATATACTGACGGATAAAAAAACAGAGGGAGTAAGCTCAATTATTCTTGGGGTTTATGAAGGTGAAGAGTTAATATATGCCGGACGTGCCGGTACCGGTATGAGCGAGGCTGACAGGAGGATGCTGGAGGGAAAATTCGAAAGTTTAAAGAGACAAGATTCTCCTTTCCGAAGGGAGCCAGAAACAAAATCGACGGAGAAGGTAACCTGGCTTGAACCGGTATTGGTAGCTGAAATCAAATTTGCCGAATGGACAAAAGAGAATCTGTTAAGGCAGGCAAGTTTTAAAGGCTTACGGATGGATAAGAACCCGAAAGAAATACGAAAAGAAAATGCAGAAGATGCTTTTTTATATCAATCATCCAGTGAAACGGCGGAGCAACCTATGGAAGGAAATTCAAAAAATATAATTATTCAAGAAGTAAAAATATCCAGCCCGGACAAGGCTATGTTTGATGACCCCATAATTACAAAAGCGGATGTGGCGAGGTATTATGAGAAGGTTTCAGCACGTATGCTGCCTCTTGCAGGTCAGAGAGTTTTAAGCATTGTATGCTGTCCCAAAGGAATAACACAGGCATGTTTTTTTAAGAAACATCCGGGGCCGGACAGCAAAGGAATCGCTACAATACCAATTACCAATAGTGACGGAGAGACAGAAGAATACTTTTATATCGAAAATGTATCCGGGCTTATTTCTCAGGTGCAGCTTGGCACCTTGGAATTTCATATCTGGGGCAGCCGCATTGACCAGCTTGAAAAACCGGATATGATGGTTTTTGATCTAGACCCGGATGTAGGAATGGATTTAAGTCAGGTACGTCAGGGGGTGCGGGACATGAGAAACATTCTCTCGGATCTTTCATTAAACTCCTATCTTAAGACCAGCGGCGGCAAGGGATACCATGTAGCGGTACCGCTTAAACCTTTCGCTGCCTGGGATACTTTTCATGACTTTTCAAAGCGTGTTGTGGAAGTAATGGAGCAAAAGTGGCCTGATCGTTACACAAGTAATGTAAGAAAAGCAAAACGTACAGATAAGATATTTATTGATTGGATTCGAAATGGCAGAGGAGCTACCAGTGTTGCACCCTATTCCATCCGAGCAAGAAAAGGCGCTAAAGTATCTATGCCAATTGCCTGGGAGGAACTTGATACAGTTGCTCCGGATGGTATAAGCATGGCAGATGCACTTAAAAGGATAGAGGGAGAGGACCCCTGGAAAGACTTTTATCAAAATAACCAGATGTTGAAATTATGA
- a CDS encoding trans-sulfuration enzyme family protein, with the protein MSHTSSVLTNLIHGGIDGDERTGAVNIPIYQTSTYKQIHLGEHKGYEYSRTGNPTREALEKLIAELEEGKYGFAFASGMAATTAVLHLFQSGDKILISENVYGGTFRVLDKVFKPFGLSYEIVNTRELSALEQAITNEVKAVFIESPANPLMTVTDIQTVAAVCHHHNKLLIVDNTFMTPYLQQPLTLGADIVIHSATKYLGGHSDLIAGLAVVNNQELADKLYFIQNATGGILQPFDSFLLIRGIKTLGIRMDRHQENARKVANWLVKQKNVKNVYYPGLESDTGYIIQKKQAKGPGAMISFELEDELDIRKFYDGLHLIALAESLGGVESLVCHPSSMTHASIPEEIRKRVGITDRLIRLSVGIEDVNDILKDLEQALKTVDDKEID; encoded by the coding sequence ATGAGCCATACCAGCAGTGTTTTAACAAATCTAATACATGGAGGAATTGATGGAGATGAAAGAACTGGAGCAGTGAATATTCCCATTTATCAGACCTCAACTTATAAGCAAATACATCTGGGGGAGCATAAGGGATATGAATATTCCAGGACTGGAAATCCAACCAGGGAAGCACTGGAAAAGCTGATTGCAGAGCTGGAAGAAGGGAAGTACGGCTTCGCATTTGCTTCCGGTATGGCGGCTACAACTGCAGTCCTTCATCTGTTTCAATCTGGGGATAAGATACTCATCTCAGAAAATGTATATGGTGGAACCTTTCGAGTATTGGATAAGGTTTTCAAACCTTTTGGTTTGTCCTATGAAATTGTTAATACCAGGGAGCTTAGTGCGCTAGAACAGGCAATTACCAATGAAGTAAAAGCTGTATTTATTGAAAGTCCTGCCAATCCATTGATGACAGTCACAGACATACAGACTGTGGCAGCTGTTTGCCATCATCATAACAAGCTTCTTATTGTAGATAACACCTTTATGACTCCATACCTGCAGCAGCCTTTGACATTAGGCGCTGACATAGTAATTCACAGTGCAACAAAGTACTTAGGGGGGCACAGCGATCTGATTGCAGGGCTTGCGGTTGTAAACAATCAGGAACTGGCTGATAAGTTATATTTCATACAAAATGCCACCGGTGGAATTCTTCAACCATTCGATTCCTTTTTATTAATAAGGGGTATAAAAACTTTAGGGATTAGAATGGACCGCCACCAGGAAAATGCGAGAAAGGTAGCAAATTGGCTTGTAAAACAAAAAAATGTTAAGAATGTATATTATCCGGGCCTGGAGTCTGACACAGGATATATTATCCAAAAAAAACAGGCTAAGGGGCCTGGTGCAATGATTTCTTTTGAGTTGGAAGACGAATTGGACATTCGGAAGTTTTATGATGGACTGCATCTCATTGCATTGGCAGAAAGTTTAGGAGGAGTTGAGTCCTTAGTATGCCATCCATCAAGTATGACACATGCTTCTATACCGGAAGAAATACGCAAAAGAGTAGGTATCACAGATAGGCTGATTAGACTTTCTGTTGGGATTGAGGATGTAAATGACATTCTAAAAGATCTGGAACAGGCATTAAAAACAGTGGATGATAAAGAAATCGATTAA
- a CDS encoding PLP-dependent cysteine synthase family protein, producing the protein MYYKNIQQLIGNTPLVKLEHIELPKKVQLFAKLEYWNPSGSVKDRTGIYMLQDAERKGILKPGGTIVEATAGNTGLGIAMAALNKGYEIIFVIPTKFSQEKQALLRALGATIVNTPREKGMLGAQEKSIELVKEIPGAISLKQFENLSNPLAHYETTGKEIYEDLDGRIDYFIAGAGSGGTFTGVVKYLKEKKPEIRGVLADPIGSTMGGGEHGDYDIEGIGNDFIAATMDMSLVDKVLKVSDKEAYEGARLLARKEGMFVGSSSGAAIAGATKLAKEIGEGTIVTLFPDRGDRYFSKNLYDNL; encoded by the coding sequence ATGTATTATAAGAATATTCAGCAATTAATAGGAAATACACCACTTGTAAAGTTGGAACATATCGAGCTGCCAAAGAAAGTTCAGCTATTTGCTAAACTGGAGTATTGGAATCCCTCCGGGAGTGTTAAGGACAGAACAGGGATCTATATGCTCCAGGATGCTGAGCGCAAAGGGATTCTCAAACCGGGTGGAACAATTGTGGAGGCTACAGCAGGAAATACCGGTCTTGGTATTGCAATGGCAGCATTAAACAAGGGTTATGAAATTATCTTCGTAATTCCAACAAAATTCTCTCAGGAAAAGCAAGCATTATTAAGGGCTCTTGGAGCAACAATTGTGAATACTCCCAGAGAAAAAGGGATGTTAGGAGCACAGGAAAAGTCTATTGAGTTAGTAAAAGAGATTCCGGGAGCAATATCTCTGAAACAATTTGAAAATCTCTCTAATCCTCTGGCACATTATGAAACCACAGGAAAGGAAATATACGAGGATTTGGATGGACGGATAGATTATTTTATTGCTGGAGCAGGGAGTGGGGGGACATTTACAGGCGTTGTAAAGTATTTAAAAGAGAAGAAGCCTGAAATAAGAGGAGTGCTGGCAGACCCAATTGGGTCCACCATGGGAGGCGGCGAACATGGTGATTATGACATTGAGGGAATCGGAAATGATTTCATCGCAGCCACCATGGATATGAGTTTAGTAGATAAAGTCTTGAAAGTTTCAGATAAGGAGGCTTATGAAGGAGCGCGCTTACTTGCCCGGAAAGAGGGGATGTTTGTTGGCTCTTCTTCAGGAGCAGCAATTGCCGGTGCAACAAAATTAGCAAAAGAAATTGGTGAAGGAACTATAGTAACTTTATTTCCGGACCGTGGAGACCGGTATTTTAGTAAAAATCTATATGATAATCTTTGA
- a CDS encoding helix-turn-helix transcriptional regulator, with the protein MKKVERINIIMRYINNRTHFTISEIMQEFHISRSTAIRDIREIEALGMPLVAEVGREGGYFVMRNSVLPIVRFTDNEVKALFIAFMATRNQQLPYLKSRQSLAEKLLGLISENQQDDLVLLNQILLFEGTNPNNPDLLDLSDLPHPMLEKLIQFLLSDSYLLITIDEDKVLKSYAIFLLHLYHEKSLWLIEGFDLEEEKKKVFSVDNLIDVKPYLVKKSLSRKKILAKLSVQEESINLIIELGPKAIAQFKKYHPLTITISFTNPYQTTAILRTFINVNQPDELTEIINWLLFLGEDIKIQEIPERLLEALQARANIYSN; encoded by the coding sequence ATGAAAAAAGTTGAAAGAATCAATATCATCATGCGGTATATCAATAATCGTACCCACTTTACAATATCTGAAATCATGCAGGAATTTCATATCTCACGTTCAACAGCCATCAGAGATATTAGAGAAATTGAAGCCTTGGGAATGCCTCTAGTCGCAGAAGTCGGCAGAGAAGGTGGTTATTTTGTCATGCGTAACTCTGTCCTGCCCATTGTCCGTTTTACCGACAATGAGGTCAAAGCACTTTTTATAGCCTTTATGGCTACCAGGAACCAACAATTGCCCTATCTAAAGAGCCGGCAGTCATTAGCAGAAAAACTACTGGGTCTGATATCAGAAAATCAACAGGATGATCTTGTACTTCTAAATCAGATTCTACTTTTTGAGGGGACCAACCCCAATAATCCTGACCTCCTTGATCTTTCAGACCTCCCTCATCCAATGCTGGAAAAGCTAATACAATTCCTGCTTTCAGACAGTTATCTGCTGATTACTATAGATGAGGATAAGGTATTAAAATCTTATGCAATTTTTCTCTTGCATCTGTATCATGAAAAAAGCCTATGGCTGATTGAAGGCTTTGATTTAGAAGAAGAAAAGAAAAAAGTATTCTCAGTTGACAATCTTATAGATGTGAAACCATACCTTGTTAAAAAAAGCCTCAGCAGGAAGAAAATCCTGGCTAAACTAAGTGTGCAGGAGGAATCTATAAACCTTATTATTGAATTAGGTCCAAAAGCCATTGCACAATTTAAGAAATACCACCCGCTTACAATCACAATCTCCTTTACGAATCCCTATCAAACCACAGCTATCTTACGAACCTTCATCAATGTGAATCAACCGGATGAATTAACTGAAATAATAAATTGGCTGCTTTTCCTGGGTGAAGATATTAAGATTCAAGAAATCCCGGAGAGACTGCTGGAAGCTTTACAGGCTAGAGCTAACATTTATTCTAATTAA